A window from Gossypium raimondii isolate GPD5lz chromosome 7, ASM2569854v1, whole genome shotgun sequence encodes these proteins:
- the LOC105794037 gene encoding pseudouridine-5'-phosphate glycosidase encodes MASSSPSSSSAVKRLSNLSNHLSPTNSNPLVKVSAQVSRALSTGLPVVALESTIISHGMPYPQNLETAKEVEAIVRDNGAIPATIAILDGVPCIGLNLEQLERLARMGKSAQKTARRDIAYVVATKRNGATTVSATMFFAAMVGIPVFVTGGIGGVHRHGEHTMDISSDLTELGRTPVAVVSAGVKSILDIPRTLEYLETQGVCVAAYKTNEFPAFFTETSGCKVPCRLDSPEECAQLIDANRKLNLGNGVLIAVPIAKEYSASGSLIESAIQQALTEAREKNITGNAETPFLLARVNEITGGASLASNIALVKNNAAIGAKISVALAQLLK; translated from the exons ATGGCGTCTTCTtctccatcatcatcatcgGCTGTTAAAAGACTATCAAATCTCAGCAACCATCTTTCCCCAACTAACTCAAACCCTTTAGTCAAAGTATCTGCTCAAGTGTCCCGGGCTCTGTCCACTGGTCTCCCGGTTGTTGCTCTCGAGTCCACCATCATTTCCCATG GAATGCCGTATCCGCAGAATTTGGAAACAGCCAAGGAGGTGGAGGCGATTGTGAGGGACAATGGAGCTATTCCTGCTACCATCGCCATTCTTGATGGCGTACCATGCATAG GTTTGAATTTGGAACAACTGGAAAGGCTTGCCCGAATGGGAAAAAGTGCTCAAAAGACAGCTCGAAGGGACATTGCATATGTT GTGGCCACCAAGAGGAATGGTGCAACAACTGTTTCTGCAACTATGTTTTTCGCTGCCATG GTTGGTATACCTGTTTTTGTTACTGGGGGAATTGGGGGAGTGCATAGGCATGGCGAGCATA CAATGGATATATCCTCTGACCTCACGGAGCTTGGAAGGACACCAGTAGCAGTCGTTTCTGCTGGTGTAAAATCTATATTAGATATTCCGAGGACACTGGAATATTTG GAAACTCAGGGAGTTTGTGTTGCTGCTTACAAGACCAATGAGTTTCCAGCTTTTTTTACTGAAACAAGTGGCTGCAAG GTGCCTTGTCGGTTAGATAGCCCAGAAGAATGTGCCCAGTTAATTG ATGCAAACAGGAAGCTTAATCTCGGAAATGGAGTACTGATTGCGGTTCCCATCGCAAAAGAATACTCAGCTTCTGGAAGCTTAATAGAGTCTGCAATACAACAAGCTCTTACAGAAGCCAG GGAAAAGAACATAACAGGGAATGCTGAGACTCCATTCTTGCTCGCTAGGGTTAATGAAATAACTGGAGGAGCATCACTTGCTTCAA ACATTGCGCTTGTGAAAAACAATGCTGCTATCGGTGCTAAGATATCTGTAGCCCTGGCCCAGCTCCTCAAATAA
- the LOC105794048 gene encoding uncharacterized protein LOC105794048, with product MAWWLRLAVLMMVGSHWAWGQCETSIPKLISQCGQYVEGSGPETTPSKACCDVITSLDIPCMCKYVTPDVEKLVNMEKVVFVAKSCGLTLQPGMKCGSFVVPPSV from the exons ATGGCGTGGTGGTTGAGGTTGGCAGTGTTGATGATGGTTGGAAGCCATTGGGCATGGGGGCAGTGCGAGACGAGTATCCCCAAGCTCATATCCCAATGCGGGCAATACGTAGAAGGATCAGGGCCGGAAACGACTCCATCCAAGGCTTGCTGTGATGTGATAACAAGTCTGGATATTCCATGCATGTGCAAGTACGTGACACCAGATGTTGAGAAGCTTGTGAACATGGAAAAAGTTGTGTTTGTTGCTAAATCCTGTGGATTGACACTTCAACCCGGAATGAAATGCGGAA GCTTCGTGGTTCCGCCATCTGTTTGA
- the LOC105794056 gene encoding protein GAST1, with product MAKSLVIVMLCFLLVLALLGEIQASSPSQKQRQGNHGNGMYGATQGSLRPQECGPRCTQRCSATAYKKPCMFFCQKCCAKCLCVPPGTYGNKQSCPCYNNWKTKRGGPKCP from the exons ATGGCTAAATCACTTGTCATTGTTATGTTATGTTTTCTCTTAGTACTTGCTTTACTTGGAGAAATCCAG GCATCAAGCCCTTCTCAAAAACAAAGACAAGGCAACCATGGAAATGGAATG TATGGTGCCACCCAAGGGAGCCTTCGTCCTCAAG AGTGTGGTCCAAGATGCACACAGAGATGCTCAGCTACAGCATACAAGAAACCATGCATGTTCTTCTGCCAAAAGTGTTGTGCCAAGTGCTTGTGTGTGCCTCCAGGCACTTACGGCAACAAACAATCTTGCCCTTGCTACAACAATTGGAAGACCAAGAGAGGAGGCCCCAAATGCCCTTAG